A single genomic interval of Anopheles marshallii chromosome 2, idAnoMarsDA_429_01, whole genome shotgun sequence harbors:
- the LOC128719392 gene encoding phosphatidylinositol 4,5-bisphosphate 5-phosphatase A-like — MSHCDSNWDVNSAGVLSLVLRIYIVTWNVSTKFPESISLNKLLGLENRPEQDTHLPDFFVIGLQEVNAQPQNTLYNLFKDDLWTQKFKEVLKERDYVVIKTEQMQGLLLSVFARRKHLLHLRQVETEYTRTGLGGIWGNKGAVSIRLNVYGSSICLVNAHLAAHDHMLEERINDYERIVQEQKFHVKAKETIFDHDYVFWFGDLNFRLTGEATTSADEIRAMVARDELKQLIEKDQLLLVRREGRAFSQLQERLPQFPPTFKFEHGSNEYDMKRRPAWTDRILYAVNENNYRNVRLTVEQTSYKSHPSYNISDHKPVTSEFTLKCSLEASRDENGNLYATTASRKLKTIRRKKRRPAALHSARMADAPREARVNRKSRYNVEHFRNQHNNRLSYKLAMANNTDVHSFDDLVTDLVDYGQVYEDTTERTISFKPIELWLVGEPNTIEYVIPNGFEEGNADWIGIYRENFTSLSEYLAYEYTETYKDKQHQLNEQQLQHLQNTRTVTLTFSENVSLPLDSRYQLLYFQSTGTRGVTGLVGISSSFAVEKRCPSPSFDEID; from the exons TTCCGCCGGTGTTTTATCTCTCGTCCTCAGAATCTACATCGTGACATGGAATGTCAGTACCAAGTTCCCAGAAAGCATCTCCCTCAACAAGCTGCTGGGTTTGGAGAATCGCCCTGAACAGGACACGCATCTGCCGGACTTCTTTGTGATTGG ACTGCAAGAAGTGAACGCTCAGCCCCAGAACACTCTCTACAACCTTTTCAAGGATGATCTATGGACGCAGAAGTTTAAGGAGGTGTTGAAGGAGCGTGATTATGTCGTGATCAAGACGGAGCAGATGCAGGGTCTGCTGCTGTCGGTATTTGCCCGGCGGAAACACTTGCTTCATCTGCGACAAGTTGAGACGGAGTACACCCGAACTGGGCTGGGTGGAATATGG GGTAACAAGGGAGCAGTAAGCATACGCCTGAACGTGTACGGCAGCTCGATCTGTCTGGTGAACGCACATTTGGCCGCGCACGATCACATGCTGGAGGAGCGCATCAATGACTACGAACGGATCGTACAGGAGCAAAAGTTTCACGTCAAAGCAAAGGAAACCATCTTTGATCATGA CTACGTGTTTTGGTTCGGCGATCTAAACTTCCGTCTAACGGGCGAAGCGACCACGTCCGCTGATGAGATTCGTGCCATGGTTGCACGAGATGAGCTGAAGCAGCTGATCGAAAAGGACCAGCTGCTGCTAGTAAGACGCGAGGGCCGTGCGTTTAGTCAGCTACAGGAACGGTTGCCACAGTTTCCACCAACGTTCAAGTTCGAGCATGGTAGTAACGAATATGATATGAA ACGAAGACCGGCATGGACCGATCGGATATTGTACGCGGTGAACGAGAACAATTATCGAAATGTGCGCCTCACGGTGGAACAAACGTCATACAAAAGTCATCCAAGTTACAACATTAGCGACCACAAACCGGTAACGAGTGAATTCACACTAAAG TGTTCGCTCGAGGCTAGCCGAGACGAGAATGGCAATCTGTACGCTACCACGGCTAGCCGGAAGCTTAAGACGATACGCCGCAAGAAACGGCGTCCCGCAGCGCTGCACAGTGCCAGAATGGCGGACGCACCTAGGGAAGCTAGG GTGAATCGTAAATCTCGGTACAATGTGGAACACTTCCGGAATCAGCATAACAATCGGCTTAGCTACAAGCTTGCCATGGCTAATAATACCGATGTACATTCTTTCGATGATCTCGTTACGGATCTGGTCGACTACGGACAGGTGTACGAGGACACGACCGAGCGCACCATTAGCTTCAAGCCGATCGAGCTTTGGTTGGTCGGGGAACCGAACACTATCGAGTATGTCATTCCGAACGGATTCGAGGAGGGTAATGCCGATTGGATCGGTATCTATCGG GAGAACTTTACTAGTCTGAGCGAGTACCTGGCGTACGAGTACACCGAAACGTACAAGGATAAGCAGCATCAGCTGAACGAGCAACAGCTTCAGCATCTGCAGAACACCCGCACGGTAACGCTAACGTTCTCGGAAAACGTTAGTTTGCCACTCGATTCGCGCTATCAGCTGCTCTACTTCCAGAGCACCGGTACTCGCGGCGTTACCGGTCTGGTCGGTATCAGCAGCTCGTTTGCGGTTGAAAAACGATGCCCGTCACCGTCCTTCGACGAAATTGATTGA
- the LOC128718768 gene encoding probable G-protein coupled receptor Mth-like 14 encodes MGRLRNVSVSVWLVVIVCSVALTVASGLEGSGQGESTYEEYDDEGPYQGGYRGEDLDSLEDLAVHEDVLDPITDDDISYSGYDYEEQPDDAVTSSASATVTAPSTDSVLRQHVMLGNDSFSETEEKQSISVDDGQSTPLPGDNVTGNGLDPTSTTFAPTNENSCRDRQKLLIQPTFLSRNASVIKKCCPRGESFVREHAKYVSCQHDALSTILPQAIVAQFYQDCIEDLEEDIQLEVLIGNPCPYDGGMVSFSERTNDTLYIIQNGSLLVIYGGKDYDVYDSYCLDYDRDYRTLIGYVCPSEVRIMVDVVKGQLFLLILCLIIAIPALLVTAVLYMIIPKLHNLHGRALAMNCVNFAVALLLECFFQYRNRGKRMLIHDMVLKNYAEYFILATFFWLLVNCANNCIHAWYFVPAGKKFNSREENQRFAGYAAFAQLVPLWIIWKWSSTPAGTPAVKNYLFYPILATWALGFIFLLVTLVGLRRLKESHFNSLIICRRLLLEGRVDELCKFSPINGRKVNKVIYMSKYTIPLFVVMGIIWTVMAVTYYRSYELPIFYDILFGLQGILMFIIFVCMPRPWQTIREWCRDKRYCMWICPTGPGEEQAAVEEAPMMRQFEHVQMCRMPRACNVTSKQAECDVETHQSPQNVSKSKRIFRNKNPFIYLEED; translated from the exons ATGGGACGGCTGAGAAATgtgtcggtgtcggtgtggTTGGTGGTGATCGTTTGTAGCGTGGCGTTAACCGTGGCAAGCGGCCTCGAGGGCAGTGGACAAGGTGAGTCCACGTACGAAGAATACGATGACGAGGGCCCGTACCAGGGCGGCTACCGGGGGGAAGACCTTGACAGCCTGGAGGACTTAGCCGTCCACGAAGATGTGCTCGATCCGATCACTGACGATGACATTTCTTACTCAGGATACGATTACGAAGAACAGCCGGACGACGCCGTTACATCGTCTGCGAGTGCCACAGTGACTGCACCCTCGACCGATTCCGTACTGCGGCAGCATGTGATGCTCGGGAACGATTCGTTTAgtgaaacggaagaaaagcaaTCGATCTCGGTGGACGATGGGCAAAGTACGCCACTCCCCGGTGACAACGTAACGGGGAACGGGCTTGATCCAACGTCCACTACCTTTGCACCGACAAACGAAAACAGCTGCCGTGATCGGCAG aaattaTTAATTCAGCCAACGTTTCTAAGCCGCAACGCAAGTGTGATCAAAAAGTGCTGCCCACGGGGTGAGAGCTTTGTAAGGGAACACGCCAAGTACGTGTCCTGTCAGCATGATGCACTCAGCACGATCTTACCCCAAGCGATAGTGGCCCAATTCTATCAAGACTGCATTGAAGACCTAGAGGAGGACATACAGCTAGAGGTGCTGATCGGTAATCCTTGCCCCTATGACGGCGGCATGGTGTCGTTCAGCGAGCGTACGAACGATACGCTGTACATCATCCAAAACGGTTCGTTGCTAGTGATCTATGGCGGTAAAGATTATGATGTGTACGACTCGTACTGCTTGGATTACGATCGCGACTATCGAACGCTGATCGGATACGTTTGCCCTTCGGAGGTGCGCATAATGGTGGATGTTGTCAAGGGCCAACTATTTCTGCTTATTCTCTGCCTGATCATTGCCATACCGGCGCTGCTCGTTACCGCGGTGCTGTACATGATCATACCGAAACTCCACAATCTGCACGGCCGTGCTTTGGCGATGAACTGCGTGAACTTTGCGGTAGCTCTGCTGCTGGAATGTTTCTTTCAGTATCGAAACCGCGGCAAACGGATGCTGATACATGACATGGTGCTGAAGAATTATGCGGAATATTTCATACTGGCCACGTTCTTCTGGTTGCTGGTGAACTGTGCGAACAATTGCATTCATGCCTG GTATTTTGTACCGGCGGGGAAGAAATTCAACTCGCGGGAAGAAAATCAACGATTTGCGGGTTACGCAGCATTTGCGCAGCTTGTTCCATTGTGGATTATTTGGAAGTGGTCTAGTACACCCGCAG GCACGCCGGCCGTTAAGAACTATCTGTTTTATCCGATCCTTGCGACTTGGGCATTGGGCTTCATTTTTCTCCTGGTAACATTAGTTGGGTTACGGCGCTTAAAAGAGAGTCACTTTAACAGTCTTATAATATGTCGTCGTTTGCTACTGGAAGGGCGTGTAGATGAACTATGCAAATTTTCGCCAATTAACGGGCGCAAGGTGAACAAAGTTATCTACAT GTCGAAATATACGATACCACTGTTTGTCGTGATGGGCATCATCTGGACGGTCATGGCAGTGACGTACTACCGGTCATACGAGCTGCCAATCTTCTACGACATTCTGTTCGGCTTACAGGGTATACTGATGTTCATCATCTTCGTCTGCATGCCACGCCCCTGGCAAACGATTAGAGAATGGTGCCGTGATAAACGATACTGCATGTGGATATGTCCAACAGGCCCGGGAGAGGAACAAGCGGCGGTAGAGGAAGCACCTATGATGCGACAATTCGAACACGTTCAGATGTGTAGAATGCCTCGTGCATGTAATGTGACGTCAAAACAAGCGGAATGTGACGTCGAAACACATCAATCGCCACAGAATGTGTCAAAGTCAAAACGGATCtttagaaacaaaaatcctttcaTATATCTGGAGGAAGACTAA
- the LOC128708865 gene encoding uncharacterized protein LOC128708865: MVRYATRTLVRHCVLLVALVALDGSVATIDNATGAVRENSLPSEVPAVVIDQSNAIPASNVDTAATIATDTTTTTIVSSTEAATATTSSLSASNEATRTVTTPTAPLTEVSSIESIHQQRSTSSTSDEFPPNCSEFSASPVKLMYSEKARIRKCCPPGQMIQPRNSFEYECVPGSRELQIETIEAQFYGNNECVEVTGEQVVLPVESQDLCESDPLALMYSADQGDELFVLQNGSLLVLEMGSLVSVFDSYCVEMTNDAMLLAKVCEPARIDRVGVVEFFMLFGSVLSVLALLFTALCYSFVPKLKDTFGYLIAAHAGTFAIGTIFFGLARCGGRCIDPGNVEITEIFSNALLGSSMFAAFLMNVYNALYVAYYIPNGLEYENKNKRDMYAFLAVLYCITLIPLVLFPKGGLVCIVFLYFAAIITAHILSSYYTRRLTSGIYLQISGQTKINQTRLNDINGQRCLCLVETLGALVLWIVLAGLILSNSMYGVGRIVAVYCIVGQGLLIGGLFVAGQQRWIILRECWSNSGSVDLRAVENGVEMKTYTKPRLMVEDNEDATNT, encoded by the exons ATGGTTCGGTACGCCACGCGGACGTTGGTCCGACACTGTGTGCTGTTGGTGGCATTGGTGGCACTGGACGGAAGTGTCGCTACGATAGATAACGCCACCGGTGCGGTTCGCGAGAACTCGCTACCGAGTGAAGTGCCCGCGGTAGTGATTGATCAATCAAACGCCATACCTGCATCCAACGTCGATACGGCAGCGACGATTGCAACAGACACAACCACCACTACCATCGTCAGCTCGACGGAAGCAGCTACAGCAACGACGTCATCGCTATCTGCTAGCAATGAGGCCACGCGAACCGTGACGACACCCACGGCGCCACTGACGGAGGTCAGTTCGATTGAGTCGATTCATCAGCAACGCTCCACCTCATCGACATCCGATGAGTTTCCACCGAATTGTTCAGAATTTAGC GCCTCTCCCGTAAAGCTGATGTACAGTGAAAAGGCACGAATACGCAAGTGTTGCCCACCGGGACAGATGATACAACCGCGGAACAGCTTCGAGTACGAGTGTGTCCCGGGCAGCCGGGAGCTACAGATCGAAACCATCGAGGCCCAGTTCTACGGCAACAACGAGTGCGTTGAGGTGACCGGTGAGCAGGTGGTGCTGCCGGTGGAATCGCAAGATCTGTGCGAAAGTGACCCGCTTGCGTTGATGTACAGTGCGGACCAGGGCGACGAGCTGTTTGTGCTGCAGAACGGCTCACTGTTGGTGCTGGAGATGGGATCGCTTGTGTCGGTGTTCGACAGCTACTGTGTGGAAATGACGAACGATGCGATGCTGTTGGCGAAGGTGTGCGAACCGGCGAGAATCGATCGGGTCGGAGTGGTGGAGTTCTTCATGCTGTTTGGTTCAGTGCTCTCGGTGCTGGCATTGCTGTTTACTGCCCTGTGCTATTCGTTCGTGCCAAAGTTGAAAGATACCTTCGGATATCTTATCGCCGCCCACGCTGGTACGTTCGCTATCGGGACGATCTTTTTCGGGCTTGCGCGGTGCGGTGGGCGCTGTATCGATCCGGGCAATGTTG AAATCACGGAAATATTCTCGAACGCGTTGCTCGGTAGCTCCATGTTTGCGGCTTTCCTGATGAACGTTTACAACGCGCTGTATGTGGCGTACTACATACCGAATGGGCTCGAGTACGAGAACAAGAACAAGCGTGACATGTACGCGTTTCTGGCAGTGCTGTACTGCATCACGCTCATACCGTTGGTGCTATTCCCCAAAG GTGGACTTGTGtgtattgtgtttttgtactTTGCAGCGATCATAACCGCGCACATCCTTTCCTCGTACTATACGAGAAGACTCACCTCGGGCATATACCTACAAATAAGCGGTCAAACAAAGATTAATCAAACGCGGCTCAATGACATAAATGGACA GAGGTGCCTCTGTCTGGTGGAGACATTGGGTGCACTTGTATTATGGATCGTCTTGGCGGGGTTAATACTGTCCAACAGCATGTACGGGGTTGGCCGAATCGTTGCCGTGTACTGCATCGTAGGGCAGGGTTTGCTTATCGGGGGACTGTTTGTGGCCGGCCAGCAGCGGTGGATCATACTGCGGGAATGCTGGAGTAACTCGGGTTCGGTCGATTTGCGTGCGGTAGAGAACGGCGTGGAAATGAAAACGTACACCAAACCGCGGTTGATGGTGGAGGATAATGAGGATGCAACAAATACGTAG